A genomic segment from Salvia splendens isolate huo1 chromosome 13, SspV2, whole genome shotgun sequence encodes:
- the LOC121761307 gene encoding enoyl-CoA delta isomerase 1, peroxisomal-like, which translates to MCSLEKRGDVFILTITGETDHRLNPELLDSITAAVAQVKSESTPSTALITTAQGKFFSNGYDQAWALADPTRPKIISKKLRLLVEDLISLPMPTIAAVNGHASAAGFILALTHDYLLMRRDRGYLYMSELDIGYPIPRWFVQLVKSKVGSPKIWRSVVMAAAKITAEMGVEWGIVDSAHDGAEATVEAAVKLGTELVGRKWGGEVYAANRRVVLADVLAVLGSDETVIFSSIFMYAVFVNTKIKFVTVYDLLRYFIDDGTTTTF; encoded by the exons ATGTGCAGTTTGGAGAAACGCGGCGATGTTTTCATCCTCACAATCACCGGCGAGACGGACCACCGCCTCAACCCCGAGCTCCTCGACTCCATCACGGCGGCGGTCGCTCAAGTCAAGTCGGAGTCGACGCCCTCGACCGCCCTCATCACCACTGCTCAGGGAAAATTCTTCTCCAACGGCTACGACCAGGCCTGGGCCCTAGCCGACCCGACCCGGCCCAAGATCATCTCCAAGAAGCTCCGTCTCTTGGTGGAGGACCTAATCTCCCTCCCCATGCCCACAATTGCCGCCGTCAACGGCCACGCCTCCGCCGCCGGCTTCATCCTCGCCCTCACCCACGACTACCTCCTCATGCGCAG GGATAGAGGCTATCTCTACATGAGCGAGCTCGACATCGGCTACCCGATTCCGCGGTGGTTCGTGCAGCTCGTGAAGAGCAAGGTCGGGTCTCCGAAGATCTGGCGGAGCGTGGTGATGGCGGCGGCGAAGATCACGGCGGAGATGGGGGTGGAGTGGGGGATCGTGGACTCGGCCCACGACGGCGCTGAGGCGACGGTAGAGGCGGCGGTGAAGCTGGGGACGGAGTTGGTGGGCAGGAAGTGGGGTGGGGAGGTGTACGCCGCCAATCGGAGAGTCGTGCTTGCTGACGTGTTGGCGGTGCTTGGCTCCGATGAGACTGtcattttctcttcaatttttATGTATGCAGTATTTGTGAATACGAAGATAAAATTTGTGACAGTATACGACTTGTTAAGATATTTTATTGATGACGGAACTACTACTACATTTTAA